The Solirubrobacter pauli genomic sequence TTCGGCCTGGCCGACCCACGGCGGGGCCTCGCCGGCCTCGCACTTGGGGTTCTCGCGGTCAGGCGCGGGGGTGTCGGCGGAGAAGGCGCCGTTGAACGTCTGGTCGACGTCGTTGACCTGGGCGAACGTCTGCACGTCCGGCACGCCGTCGCCGGTCGTGTCCTCGACGATCTTCTTGAGGAAGACGTTCGAGATCGCCTGGCGGTTGCTGTCGAGCTTGACGTCGCCCCACGGGGCCTTGTCGCCGGTGAGCGTGACCTTGGCCAGCTCGGCCTGCAGCTTGCTCTGGTCGGCGACGTCGCCGCCGACGGCCTCGAGCGCCGTGATCAGCGCGGCCATGCCCGTGTAGTAGCCGTACGTAAACACCGACGGACCGGCGCCGGCGATCTCGTCGCCGTAGTTGTCCTTGAGGCCCTGGATGTAGGCCGCGACGTCGGGCGAGTCCGAGTCGGCCGCGGTCATCGCGGAGGTGACGCCGCCGACGAGCGACTTGCCGACCTCCTTGAGCACCAGCGGGTCGTCCCAGAAGACGTTGCCCAGCATCCGCTCGGTGTCGACGCGGCCGCGCTGCTCCTCGTACTGCTTGATGAAGCTGATCAGGCCCGAGCCGCCGATGCCGACGTACAGGCCGTCGACGTCCTTGGGGATCTGCGAGATGTAGGAGGAGTAGTCCTCCTCGCCCAGCGGCGCCCACACGCGCTTGGTGACCTGACCGCCGATCGCGCAGTACTCGGCGACGAAGCCGGCGAGCGACGTGTACGGGAACGAGTAGTCGTCGCCGATGATCGCGGCCTTCTTCCAGCCGAGCTTGTTGTACGCGTAGTCGCCGAGGCCGGCGGACCACTGCGCCCCGTCCGGATGGAAGCGGAAGAAGTTCGGAGCCTGCACCTTCAGCGTCGAGTCCTGCGCGCCGGCGATGCCGTTGACGAACGTCTTGTCCGGGTGCTCCTTGGCGTAGTTGGCGACCGCGATGCCCTCGTCGCCGCTGAGCGGGCCGATCAGGATGTCGGCGTCCTCCTGCTCCATCAGGCGGCGGGTCTCCTCGATCGCCTTATCGGCCGTGTCGTCCGCGCAGCCGTAGCCGACGATCTCCACGGGCTTGCCGGCGATGGTCGCGCCGGTCACGCCGTCGGTCGGCTTCTCACCGCTCGGCTTGGCGCCCGCGTACTTGATCAGCGCGAGGTTCGCGCCCGAGGCCGTCGGCTCGAAGAACGAGCCGAACGCGCCCTCGCAGTCCGACAGGAAGCCGATCTTGATCGGCTCGCCGCCACCGCCACCGCCACCGCCCTCTTCGGCCGCGTTGCTGCTGTTGCCGCCGCCGGCGGCGTCGTTGCTCGCGCTCTCGGACCCGCAGGCCGCGAAGGCGGCGCAGGCAGCGACCAGCGCGACGTGTGAACGTCGGAACATCCCTCTCTCCCCTCTGTGAGCTATTCGGTCGTCTGTGGCACCGGCGTCGGTGCCGGGGTGCGGCGGGGCGTCCTGACCTTGGCCCGCAACGAGTCCCAGATGCCGATCAGGCCGCCGGGGGACGCGAGGACGATGACCAGGAACAGCACGCCGATCAGCGTGTTGAACCGCGCGGGGCCGAGGACGTTGCCGACCTCCGGGACCCACTCACGCGAGTAGTTGTCGATCAGCGCGTAGGTGAGCGCGCCCAGCCACGCACCCTCGAGCCGGTACAGGCCGCCGATCACGGCCACGATCAGCACGTCGATCGTCTGCGCGAGGTTGATCGAGCCCGGCGTGATGCGCGTGTTGTAGAAGACGCTCAGCACGCCGGCGATGCCCGCCACGAAGGCGGCGATGCCGAAGGCGAGCGTGCGGTGCAGCGTCACGTCGAAGCCCAGCGCGCGCATCCGCGCGGGCTCGTCGCGGACGCCCTGCATGCCGAGCCCGAACGCGGTCCGCGACAGCGCGCCGAGGCCGAGGAAGACGAGCGTGGCCACCACGAGCGTGAGCAGGTAGCGCGGCAGCGGGTCCTGCTCGGGCGAGCCGACGATCCCGGGCAGGTCGACGCTGTTGATGCCACCGAACCCCGAGAGCCCGGTGACCTGGCTGAAGAAGTAGTAGACGAGGACGCTGAAGGCCAGCGTGATCATCAGGAAGTAGATGCCCTCGCTGCGGGCGGCGATCCAGCCGAAGCCGAGGCCCACGAGCGTCGCGATCAGCAGCGCGAGCACGAGCGCCAGGTACGGGTTGATCGCGGTGCCCGCGCCGCCGTCGGCGAGCACGAGGTTCGCGTAGGCCATGCCCGCGATGCCGTAGATGCCGACCTGCGCGAGCGAGACCATCCCGCCGTACGCGGCGAGGAAGATCAGGCTCGCCGCGGCGATGCCGAGCCACAGCGTCTTCGTGAGGATCGCGCTGACGAAGAAGTCGCTGACGAACAGCGGCGCGACCGCGAACAGCCCCACGGCGACGGCCAGGGCCGGCCACGCGATCCGCTTGGTGGACACCGCCGGGTTCATGCCGGCCTCCCGTAGAGCCCGAGCGGGCGGAAGGCGAGCACGCCGACCAGCAGCGCGAACGTGACGATGATCGAGTAGTTCGTCAGGTCCAGGTCGCCGAAGACGAGGTACACGTCCGCGTAGGCGTCGACGAGTCCGAGGGCGAGCGCGCCGATCGCGGCGCCGCCCAGCGAGCCCATCCCACCGATGATCACGACGATCAGCGAGTTCAACAGGAAGGCCGTGTCCTGGCCCGGCGCGAGCGAGATCATCGTGCCGCCGAGCACGCCACCGATCCCCGCCAGCAGCGCGCCGAGGAAGAACATGCCGATGAACACGCGGTTGACGTTGATCCCGAGCGCGGAGACCATGTCGCGGTCGTCGACGCCGGCGCGCACGATCTTGCCGAAGCGCGTGCGCTTGATGATCAGGTAGAGCGCGAGGCCGATCAGGATCGCGGCGCTCAGCACGACCACCCCGCGGAAGAAGCCGAAGCGCACCTCGCCCGGGAGCGTGATCGACGTCGGCCACGCGGACGGCGCGGCGATGTCCTTGGAGATGCCGCCCCAGTAGGCGAGCATCTGGTCGGCCAGGATGACGCTCAGCGCGATGGTGATCAGCGCCTGCCGCAGGTCCTGCCCCTGGTTCCAGCGCAGGAACACCTGCTGGAGCACGACGCCGATCACGCCGATGATCAGCGTCGCGAGGATGAGCGGGACGAGCCACGCCCAGACGCTGTACTCGCTGTCGGACGCGCCGCTGAGGCTGAGCCCGAGGCCGCTGTCGCTGGTGAACCAGCGCGTCTGGATCTCCAGCGCGATGTAGCCCCCGAGCAGGTACAGCGAGCCGTGCGCCATGTTGACCACGCGCATGAGCCCGAAGATCAACGTGAACCCGCTCGCCACCACGAAGTACAGCGCGGCGAGCGTGAGCCCGTTGAGGGTGACGGTGACGAACTGCTGCATCAGCCCGCGACGGCCTCCGGCCGCAAGGTGAACTCGGGCAGGCGGACCAGCTCGCCGCCCTTGAGCGCGGACTCGTGCGCGCACAGGCCGACGCACGTCCAGTTGGCCGAGCGGCGCGCGTCCGGGAACGGCGCGCGGGCCTCGGCCAGCGCGGACACGAACTCGTGCACGAGGTGCGGGTGCGAGCCGCCGTGGCCCGCGCCCTGCGTGAAGCTCAGGTGCGTCTCGTCCTCGTCGTCGTAGACGCCCTTGGTCGTGAAGCGCTGGATCGGCTCGGGGAGCCGGTGCGCGAAGTCGGGGACGTCGATCTCCTCGGGGATCTCCGGCTCGGGCTTCTTGGCCGTGTGCAGCACGTGCTTGCCGCCCTCGATCAGCGTCCACTCGAACGCCTGCTTGGAGCCGTAGACGTCGATGCTCTCGCGGTACTGGCGGGCGACGTCGAACAGGCTGCGGTAGATGCGCGCGCTGACGTCGGAGTCCTGCAGCTTGATGTGCGCGGACTCGACGGCGAACGGGCTGCCGTAGTGCTCGATCAGGTCCTCGCGGATCGTGCCCGAGCCGAAGCACGAGACCACCTCGGCGGTCGCGTCGGTGAGCGCGAGCATCGGACCGACGCAGTGCGTGGCGTACCACATCGGCGGCAGGCCGGGCCAGTAGTCGGGCCAGCCGTCCATGTCCTGCATGTGGCTGGCCTGCAGGAACTGCAGCTTGCCGAGCGCGCCCGTGTCGTAGAGCTCCTTGATGTAGAGGTACTCGCGGGCGTAGACGACCGTCTCCATCATCATGTACTTCAGGCCGGTCCGCTCGACCGCCTCGACGATCGCCTGGCAGTCCTCGATCGAGGTCGCCATCGGCACCGTGCACGCGACGTGCTTGCCGGCCTCAAGCGCCTCCAGCGTCATCCACGCGTGGTCGGGGATCGGCGAGTTGATGTGGACCGCGTCGATGTCGGGGTCCTGCAGCAGCTCGCGGTAGTCCGTGTAGCGCTTCTCGATGCCGTACTGGTCGCCGACCGCGTCCAGCCCCGCGCGGTCACGCCGGCAGATCGCGGCCAGCTCGGCCTGCGGGTGCCGCTGGTAGATCGGGATGAACTCGGCACCGAAGCCGAGTCCGATCATCGCCACTCGAATCACGTCAGTCTCCTCGCTCAAGCCGCGATCGGCGGGGTCAGGGATGCGCGCAGGAACGCCGCGCCGCGCTCGGCCAGCTCGTCGCTCGGCGCGTCGAGCGGGCGCCACAGGCTCACGGCCTTGGCGATCTCCTCGATGCCGGGCGTGAACGACTCGATCACGAGCGGCCCCTGGAAGTCGATGTCCCGCAGCGCCTCGAACAGGTCGCCCCACGGGAAGTGCCCGGTGCCCGGCGTGCCGCGGTCGTTCTCGCACGTGTGCACCTGCAGCAGGCGGTCGCCGACCAGCCGGACGGCGTCCCCGATCGACTTCTCGTCGATGTTCATGTGGAACGTGTCGAGCAGCACGCCGACGTGCTCGCTGCCGACGCGGTCGACCAGCTCGAGCGCCTGCTCGGCCGTGTTGATCAGGTCGGTCTCGAACCGGTTGAGCGGCTCGACGCCGAGGCGCACGCCGTGCGCGGCCGCGTGCTCGGCGACGACCTTCAGGCTCTCGACGGCGAGCCCGCGCTGCGCCTCGCGCTCGTGCGGCTCGGCGATCCGCGTCCGGCCGACGGCCGCGTAGAGCGGGCCGACGAAGTGCGGCGCGCCGAGGGCGGCCGCGATCTCGATGCAACGCTCGACGTAGGCGATCGCGTTCGCGCGCACCGCCGGGTCCTCGTGCGAGAGGTCGCGGTCCGGGCCGATCGCCCCGCAGACGGTGAAGCCGACGCCGGCGTCCTCGCCGGCCGAGCGCAGGCGCTCGACGCTGAACGCGTCCGGGTCCTCGACCGCCACCTCGACCACGTCGAACCCGAGCGCACGCGCGCGGGCGACCAGCGGTAGATCGCTATCGCTGAACGGCGACGTCCAAATCCACGTCGACGCCCCAATCTGGTTCATCCCTCTCTCCTCCGAAGCGGACTTCGAGCGAGAGACTACAGATTAACGAGGGGCGTGCAACTTAATTTGTCGATGGCCGACGAATACCGTCAAGCGGCGGCGGATTCCGTCACGAACGCGTCGATCGCGTCGGGGTCCAGGGTGTGCTCGATCACCGTGAGAGCGGCGCCGCGCAGGCCCGCGTCGTCGCCGTAGGGCGAGCGGGCCAAGGTGACCGCGCGGGCCGCCGCCGGCAGCGCGGTCTTGTAGATCGCCTCCTGCATGCCGACCAGGAACTGGTCGCCGGCGTCCACGAGGTAGCCCCAGACCGCGATCACGTCGGGGTTGAGCAGGTTGATCGCGCCCGCGACGACGTCGCCGATCTGGCGACCGGCCTCGCGCACCTCCTGGACGGCCTCGAGCACGCCGCGGTTGGCGAGCTCGGACACCTCGCGGGCGGTGCGGATGTCGAAGCCGTGCTCATGCAGGCGGGCCGCGAGCGCGGCGCCGCCGGCGACCGTGTTCAGGCAGCCGCGCGAGCCGCACGTGCACGGGGCCTCGTGGCCGTGGACCTTCGTGTGGCCGATCTCGCCCAGCAGGCCGGTCGCGCCACGCACCACCTGGCCGTCGATGATCAGACCGCAGGCGATCACCGTGCCGACCTTCAGGCAGAGGAAGACGCGGGCGTCGGGCCAGGAGGTGCGGTGCTCCCCGAGGGCGAGGAAGTTCACGTCGCGGTCGGTGAACACGGGGCGCTCGTAGCGCTCGCGCAGCCGGTCCGCGAGCGGGAAGGAGCGCCACTGCGCGGTCGTGGCGCCCGTGCCGGCGATCTCGAGGTCGCCCGGCATGCCGATGCCGAGCCCGTACAGGCGCCCAGCGTCCCCGCCCACCTCGGCGAGGCCCTCGTCGAAGTGGCGCTCGAGATCGCGCAGCAGCGCCTCGGGGCCTTCGCTGACGTCGATGTCGACCTTGCGGTACCAGAGCACGTCGGCGGCGAGGTTCGTCACCGCCATCAACATGCCGCTCATGCCGACCTGGGCGGCGAGCGTCACCCCCGCCGAGGCGTTGAACGCCAGGCGGCTGGCGGGCCGGCCGCGCGCGCCGCTCGTCTCCCCCACGCTGACGATCAGGCCGTGCTTGAGCAGCACGTCGAGGCGCTCGGTGACCGTCGAGCGGGCGAGACCCATGGTCGCGGCCAGGTCGGCGGTCGTCTCGGCCGCACCGCGGCGGAGGAGGTCCAGCACCTCGCCGGTGCGGGCCAGGCGGAGGGGGCTCGGATTCGTTGACGCCACGCACCAATCATACGGTCGGCGGAAGTCTCCGGAGTTGACTTGCATGGTCGAGCGAGTTACGTTGCCCGTCGACGAAATTGGGAGGAGGACGCGGGTGCAGTACGCGAGGCAGGAGATCGTCGACCGGCTGAGAGGCCAGATCGACCGCAAGCAGGCGATCGTCTGCGCAGGGGCGGGCACGGGGATCTCCGCGAAGTTCATCGAGCGCGGTGGCGCCGACCTGATCATCGTCTACAGCTCCGGCCGGTTCCGGATGGCCGGCCACAGCTCGATGTGCGGCCTGCTCGCGCTCGGTGACGCCAACGCGATCGTGATGGAGATGGGCGAGCGCGAGATCCTCCCGGTCGTGCAGCGGACGCCGGTGATCGCCGGCGTCAACGGCACCGACCCGACGCGCGTGATGCGCCGCTTCCTCAGCGGCGTCGCCGACGCGGGCTTCTCGGGCGTGAACAACTTCCCCACCGTCGGCCTGTTCGACGGACGCTTCCGCAAGGAGCTGGAGGCGTCGGACCTCGGCTTCTCGCGCGAAGTCGAGATGATCTCGATCGCGCATGCGCTCGGGCTGTTCACGATCGTCTACGTCTTCACGCCGCAGGAGGCGGCCGCGATGGCGGCGGCCGGGGCCGACGCGGTGATCGCGCACATGGGCCTCACCGTCGGCGGGAGCATCGGCATGAGCAGCGAGGAGGCGATGACGCTCGACGCGTCGTGCGAGCTCGTGCAGGCGATCGGCGAGTCGGCGCTCGCCGAGCGACCGGAGACGATCGTGCTGTGCCATGGTGGCCCGATCGCCACCCCGGACGACGCCGCGTACGTGATGGGCCGCTCGAACGCGGTCGGGTTCGTCGGCGCGTCGAGCATGGAGCGCCTCCCGGTCGAGGAGGCCGTCTCCTCCACCACCGAGCACTTCAAATCGATCCCGATCGGCCTGTGAGCATCGCCCTCGTCGCCGCGCTGGACACCAAGGCCGAGGACGCCGCCTTCCTGGCGTCCCGGCTGCGGTCGCGCGGCCACGAGGTCGTCGTGGTCGACGTCGGCGTGCTGGGTGAGCCCGGACTGCCCGTGGACGTGCCGCGCGCGGTGGTGGCGCGCGCGGGCGGGAGCTCGATCGAGGCGCTCGTCGCGCGCCGTGACCGCTCGACCGCGGTGGCGGTGATGACGCGCGGCGCGGCACACGTGCTCGCCGACCTGCACGCGCGCGGGCCGCTGGCGGGCGCGCTCGCGATCGGCGGCGGCGCGGGCACGACGATCGGGGCGACCGCGCTGCGGGCGCTCCCGCTCGGGCTGCCGAAGGTCGTGCTCACGACGCTCGCCGCCGAGACGGGCCGCTTCGTCGGCACGAGCGACGTGGTGCTGTTCCCGTCGATCGTCGACGTCGCGGGCGTGAACCGCATCTCGCGCGTCTCATACGCGCGCGCGGCGGACGCGCTGGCCGGCATGGTCGAGGGCGCGCCGGAGCCGCCGGCCTCCGAGCGCGACCGGCCGCTCGTCGCCGCGACCATGTTCGGCGTCACGACGCCTTGCGTGCAGCGCGCCAAGGATCGGCTGGAGGCGGCCGGGTGCGAGGTGCTCGTCTTCCACGCGTGCGGCGCGGGCGGGCGGATGATGGAGCGCCTCGTCGACGACGGCCTCGTCGACGCCGTCCTGGACATCACCACCACCGAGTGGGCCGACGAGGTCGTCGGCGGCATCCTCACCGCCGGCCCGCACCGGCTCGAGGCCGCGGCGCGCGCCGGCATCCCCCAGGTCGTCTCGCTCGGCGCGACCGACATGGTCAACTTCGGCCCGCTGCGCACGGTGCCGTCGCGCCTGCGCGGGCGCTGCCTGTACGAGCACACCGCCGACTCCACGCTGCTGCGGGTCACGCCCGAGGAGGCGACCGAGATCGGCCGCGCGATCGGCCGCAAGCTCCGCGGCGCGGGCGATCACGCGACGGTGGTGGTGCCGCGCCGGGGCGTCTCCGCGCTCGACGACGCCGGCGCGCCGTTCGACGATCCCCGCGCCCGCGCCGCGCTCGCGGCCGCCGTCCGCGGCGAGCTCGCCGGCACCGCCGTGCAGTACGAGGAGCACGACCTGCACATCAACGACGACGTGTTCGCGGACCGCCTCGCCCAGCGGGTGCTCGAGCAGCTCGAAGCCGTCGGCCACGCGCCCCGCGGCGAACCCGCCCAGGCGCGGTAGCGACCGCAATACGCTGGGGCCGTGAACCTGGCTCGCTTGCGCGTCTTCGCCGAGGTCGCTCGGACGGGCACGTTCTCCGCCGCCGCCGAGACGCTCTCGTACACGCCGTCCGCCGTGTCGCAGCAGATGGCCAAGCTCGAAGCCGAGCTCGGCACGCCGCTGCTGGTCCGTGCCCGCACGGGGATCGCGCTGACCGACGCGGGCAAGGCGCTGCTCGCCCGGACCCGCACGATCCTCGCCGAGGTGCGCACGGCGCAGGCCGAGTTGGACGCGCTGGCCGTCGCGCGCTCGGGCACGGTGCGGCTGGGCTCGTTCCCGACCGCGACGCAGACGTTCGTGGCGGGCGTGCTGAGCACCTTCGCCGAGCGGTTCCCCGACGTGGCCGTGACGCTCGTCGACGACGAGCCGCACCACAACGTCGCGCGCCTGCACGACCGCGCGC encodes the following:
- a CDS encoding ABC transporter substrate-binding protein; the protein is MFRRSHVALVAACAAFAACGSESASNDAAGGGNSSNAAEEGGGGGGGGEPIKIGFLSDCEGAFGSFFEPTASGANLALIKYAGAKPSGEKPTDGVTGATIAGKPVEIVGYGCADDTADKAIEETRRLMEQEDADILIGPLSGDEGIAVANYAKEHPDKTFVNGIAGAQDSTLKVQAPNFFRFHPDGAQWSAGLGDYAYNKLGWKKAAIIGDDYSFPYTSLAGFVAEYCAIGGQVTKRVWAPLGEEDYSSYISQIPKDVDGLYVGIGGSGLISFIKQYEEQRGRVDTERMLGNVFWDDPLVLKEVGKSLVGGVTSAMTAADSDSPDVAAYIQGLKDNYGDEIAGAGPSVFTYGYYTGMAALITALEAVGGDVADQSKLQAELAKVTLTGDKAPWGDVKLDSNRQAISNVFLKKIVEDTTGDGVPDVQTFAQVNDVDQTFNGAFSADTPAPDRENPKCEAGEAPPWVGQAEDVSFSK
- a CDS encoding branched-chain amino acid ABC transporter permease, whose translation is MNPAVSTKRIAWPALAVAVGLFAVAPLFVSDFFVSAILTKTLWLGIAAASLIFLAAYGGMVSLAQVGIYGIAGMAYANLVLADGGAGTAINPYLALVLALLIATLVGLGFGWIAARSEGIYFLMITLAFSVLVYYFFSQVTGLSGFGGINSVDLPGIVGSPEQDPLPRYLLTLVVATLVFLGLGALSRTAFGLGMQGVRDEPARMRALGFDVTLHRTLAFGIAAFVAGIAGVLSVFYNTRITPGSINLAQTIDVLIVAVIGGLYRLEGAWLGALTYALIDNYSREWVPEVGNVLGPARFNTLIGVLFLVIVLASPGGLIGIWDSLRAKVRTPRRTPAPTPVPQTTE
- a CDS encoding branched-chain amino acid ABC transporter permease; this encodes MQQFVTVTLNGLTLAALYFVVASGFTLIFGLMRVVNMAHGSLYLLGGYIALEIQTRWFTSDSGLGLSLSGASDSEYSVWAWLVPLILATLIIGVIGVVLQQVFLRWNQGQDLRQALITIALSVILADQMLAYWGGISKDIAAPSAWPTSITLPGEVRFGFFRGVVVLSAAILIGLALYLIIKRTRFGKIVRAGVDDRDMVSALGINVNRVFIGMFFLGALLAGIGGVLGGTMISLAPGQDTAFLLNSLIVVIIGGMGSLGGAAIGALALGLVDAYADVYLVFGDLDLTNYSIIVTFALLVGVLAFRPLGLYGRPA
- a CDS encoding Gfo/Idh/MocA family protein gives rise to the protein MIGLGFGAEFIPIYQRHPQAELAAICRRDRAGLDAVGDQYGIEKRYTDYRELLQDPDIDAVHINSPIPDHAWMTLEALEAGKHVACTVPMATSIEDCQAIVEAVERTGLKYMMMETVVYAREYLYIKELYDTGALGKLQFLQASHMQDMDGWPDYWPGLPPMWYATHCVGPMLALTDATAEVVSCFGSGTIREDLIEHYGSPFAVESAHIKLQDSDVSARIYRSLFDVARQYRESIDVYGSKQAFEWTLIEGGKHVLHTAKKPEPEIPEEIDVPDFAHRLPEPIQRFTTKGVYDDEDETHLSFTQGAGHGGSHPHLVHEFVSALAEARAPFPDARRSANWTCVGLCAHESALKGGELVRLPEFTLRPEAVAG
- a CDS encoding sugar phosphate isomerase/epimerase family protein — translated: MNQIGASTWIWTSPFSDSDLPLVARARALGFDVVEVAVEDPDAFSVERLRSAGEDAGVGFTVCGAIGPDRDLSHEDPAVRANAIAYVERCIEIAAALGAPHFVGPLYAAVGRTRIAEPHEREAQRGLAVESLKVVAEHAAAHGVRLGVEPLNRFETDLINTAEQALELVDRVGSEHVGVLLDTFHMNIDEKSIGDAVRLVGDRLLQVHTCENDRGTPGTGHFPWGDLFEALRDIDFQGPLVIESFTPGIEEIAKAVSLWRPLDAPSDELAERGAAFLRASLTPPIAA
- a CDS encoding ROK family transcriptional regulator, with protein sequence MASTNPSPLRLARTGEVLDLLRRGAAETTADLAATMGLARSTVTERLDVLLKHGLIVSVGETSGARGRPASRLAFNASAGVTLAAQVGMSGMLMAVTNLAADVLWYRKVDIDVSEGPEALLRDLERHFDEGLAEVGGDAGRLYGLGIGMPGDLEIAGTGATTAQWRSFPLADRLRERYERPVFTDRDVNFLALGEHRTSWPDARVFLCLKVGTVIACGLIIDGQVVRGATGLLGEIGHTKVHGHEAPCTCGSRGCLNTVAGGAALAARLHEHGFDIRTAREVSELANRGVLEAVQEVREAGRQIGDVVAGAINLLNPDVIAVWGYLVDAGDQFLVGMQEAIYKTALPAAARAVTLARSPYGDDAGLRGAALTVIEHTLDPDAIDAFVTESAAA
- a CDS encoding phosphoenolpyruvate hydrolase family protein; its protein translation is MQYARQEIVDRLRGQIDRKQAIVCAGAGTGISAKFIERGGADLIIVYSSGRFRMAGHSSMCGLLALGDANAIVMEMGEREILPVVQRTPVIAGVNGTDPTRVMRRFLSGVADAGFSGVNNFPTVGLFDGRFRKELEASDLGFSREVEMISIAHALGLFTIVYVFTPQEAAAMAAAGADAVIAHMGLTVGGSIGMSSEEAMTLDASCELVQAIGESALAERPETIVLCHGGPIATPDDAAYVMGRSNAVGFVGASSMERLPVEEAVSSTTEHFKSIPIGL
- a CDS encoding Tm-1-like ATP-binding domain-containing protein, which encodes MSIALVAALDTKAEDAAFLASRLRSRGHEVVVVDVGVLGEPGLPVDVPRAVVARAGGSSIEALVARRDRSTAVAVMTRGAAHVLADLHARGPLAGALAIGGGAGTTIGATALRALPLGLPKVVLTTLAAETGRFVGTSDVVLFPSIVDVAGVNRISRVSYARAADALAGMVEGAPEPPASERDRPLVAATMFGVTTPCVQRAKDRLEAAGCEVLVFHACGAGGRMMERLVDDGLVDAVLDITTTEWADEVVGGILTAGPHRLEAAARAGIPQVVSLGATDMVNFGPLRTVPSRLRGRCLYEHTADSTLLRVTPEEATEIGRAIGRKLRGAGDHATVVVPRRGVSALDDAGAPFDDPRARAALAAAVRGELAGTAVQYEEHDLHINDDVFADRLAQRVLEQLEAVGHAPRGEPAQAR